Proteins from a single region of Bradyrhizobium diazoefficiens:
- a CDS encoding DUF2274 domain-containing protein, translating into MPKLKIAAIPDEKPVKISVDLPASVHRDLVAYAETLSRESNQSVDPTKLIAPMLARFMGTDRGFRKLRRSSHPSAVEGGEG; encoded by the coding sequence ATGCCAAAACTCAAAATCGCAGCGATCCCAGATGAAAAACCCGTCAAGATCAGTGTTGATCTGCCGGCGTCCGTGCATCGAGATCTTGTTGCCTATGCCGAGACCCTCTCGCGTGAATCGAACCAGTCAGTGGATCCCACCAAGCTGATCGCGCCGATGCTGGCACGGTTCATGGGCACCGATCGCGGTTTCAGAAAGCTTAGGCGTTCAAGTCACCCCTCTGCCGTTGAAGGCGGCGAGGGATAG
- a CDS encoding LysR family transcriptional regulator: protein MSARSTSQPLAIAISTDMSHPAQSTNIGLHHLRAAVAAADCGSFRQAAEFLSVQHSVLSRSISQFEHLVGVALFDRSTGGVVPTRAGRTILQMSRMILEQLDTLVATGRSSGRGEAGHLSVGFCTSISAGNLRATLAEFRKRAPMVALTTAEQSRTRLMDSVRIGTTDVAVVPGGRTLVGQKSLPVWSERILVVLPKDHALLTRTVIYWTDLFNETVLLSQRDPGSDMEELLVSKLVANERRPKIERHDVSRGIIKSLVSLGLGISLVLEADVGANFAGVVYREIQDGSGPSRMGFNAYWRKDNENPALMRFLDLLAERYPSPPSTAEG, encoded by the coding sequence ATGTCAGCCCGCTCAACCTCCCAACCATTAGCGATCGCTATCTCAACAGACATGTCTCACCCTGCCCAATCGACCAATATCGGTCTACATCACTTACGAGCCGCGGTTGCTGCGGCCGACTGCGGAAGCTTTCGACAGGCGGCCGAATTCCTGTCCGTGCAGCATTCGGTGCTCAGTCGCTCGATCAGTCAATTTGAGCACCTGGTCGGAGTGGCTCTGTTTGACCGTTCGACTGGCGGGGTCGTGCCAACGCGGGCCGGTCGAACGATCCTGCAGATGTCGCGAATGATCCTTGAGCAGCTCGACACGCTGGTCGCAACGGGACGCTCGAGTGGCCGCGGCGAGGCGGGCCACCTTTCCGTGGGTTTTTGCACCTCGATATCTGCAGGCAATCTACGTGCCACTCTCGCCGAATTCAGGAAGCGAGCTCCCATGGTCGCGCTCACCACTGCCGAACAGTCCCGCACGCGCCTGATGGATTCTGTTCGCATTGGCACGACCGATGTCGCCGTTGTGCCTGGAGGACGTACGCTGGTCGGTCAGAAGAGTCTGCCGGTTTGGAGCGAACGCATTCTCGTTGTGCTTCCAAAGGATCATGCTCTGCTCACCCGCACCGTTATCTACTGGACCGATCTTTTCAACGAGACGGTCCTTCTAAGTCAACGCGATCCGGGAAGCGATATGGAAGAGCTGCTGGTTTCAAAGCTGGTTGCCAATGAGAGGCGACCAAAGATCGAGCGGCATGATGTCAGCCGAGGTATCATCAAGAGTCTCGTCAGCCTGGGGCTTGGAATAAGTCTGGTGCTCGAAGCTGACGTGGGAGCCAACTTCGCCGGCGTGGTCTATCGGGAAATCCAGGACGGCTCTGGACCAAGCCGTATGGGCTTTAACGCGTACTGGCGAAAGGACAATGAGAACCCGGCGCTTATGCGCTTCCTGGATCTCCTGGCCGAACGCTATCCCTCGCCGCCTTCAACGGCAGAGGGGTGA
- a CDS encoding acyl-homoserine-lactone synthase gives MMQIITQEFYGAFAEELCEMHRLRYRVFKERLAWDVQTSGDMEIDEFDALGPVYLIQRSSNYSVQGCVRLLPSTGPTMLRDTFPVLLDGQLFEANPSVWESSRFALDVDAEARGTMRGLTSATYELFAGMIEFGLSRRLTEIITVTDVRMERILRRAGWPLRRAGQARTLGNTQAVAGYLEISAAALARVRDTGTLRSPVLWEPALKAA, from the coding sequence ATGATGCAGATCATTACACAGGAATTCTATGGAGCCTTTGCTGAAGAGCTTTGTGAGATGCACAGGCTTCGATACCGGGTTTTCAAAGAACGACTCGCATGGGACGTTCAGACCAGCGGGGACATGGAGATCGATGAATTCGATGCACTCGGTCCCGTCTACCTGATTCAGCGATCGAGCAATTACAGCGTTCAGGGGTGCGTGCGACTGCTTCCATCGACTGGACCAACCATGTTGCGTGATACGTTTCCTGTACTGCTCGATGGGCAGCTCTTCGAAGCGAATCCTTCAGTCTGGGAAAGCAGCCGCTTCGCGCTGGATGTTGACGCTGAAGCGCGGGGAACGATGCGCGGGCTGACCAGCGCGACTTATGAGCTCTTCGCCGGCATGATCGAATTCGGCCTTTCGAGACGGCTCACAGAAATCATCACGGTGACCGACGTCCGGATGGAGCGCATCTTGCGTCGCGCCGGGTGGCCTCTGCGGCGGGCGGGCCAGGCAAGGACATTGGGAAACACCCAAGCAGTTGCTGGCTATCTCGAAATTTCAGCGGCCGCACTAGCCCGGGTCCGCGACACCGGAACACTCCGCTCACCTGTGCTCTGGGAGCCGGCGCTGAAAGCTGCGTAG
- a CDS encoding effector protein NopP, whose translation MYGRISGYDATHSWTSYEDQSDSEDFADRFAKMDLSASASNSSSAAQSYSLVSEPPIVAIDKATFRREAKAFQNDEEIRRIARNPQEYSHFVSTRAENVREAAKDYGTTRDSEDARYYSYKLGDTTAALLRTEGGFSMAELHDDRWRDLFPGRTHITSVVDLQLAHPLVENAGDILLEHQLRRDAREGEEPLLKWFPLSEESKARAAKLGFVEVDDCNMVLDPTQHPDKWTTNTAGEWQRANKPELYLAKAEDGERDDATVASSGYAYEDDYM comes from the coding sequence ATGTACGGTCGAATTTCTGGATATGACGCAACACACTCGTGGACATCCTACGAGGATCAATCGGATTCAGAAGATTTCGCGGACAGGTTCGCCAAAATGGACCTGAGCGCATCGGCGTCCAACTCCTCGTCTGCAGCGCAATCTTATTCCCTTGTGAGCGAACCTCCGATTGTGGCGATCGACAAGGCGACATTTCGGAGAGAAGCAAAGGCCTTCCAAAATGATGAGGAAATAAGGCGCATCGCCAGGAATCCTCAAGAGTACTCGCATTTCGTGTCCACGCGAGCCGAAAACGTCAGAGAGGCTGCAAAGGACTACGGCACGACTAGAGATTCGGAGGACGCGCGGTACTACAGCTACAAACTTGGAGACACAACTGCCGCGCTGCTACGAACGGAAGGCGGATTCAGTATGGCCGAGCTCCACGACGACAGATGGAGGGACTTGTTTCCCGGGCGAACTCACATCACATCCGTCGTCGATCTGCAGCTTGCCCACCCCTTGGTTGAGAACGCAGGGGACATTCTGCTCGAGCATCAGCTTAGGCGGGATGCGCGGGAGGGCGAAGAACCGTTGCTCAAATGGTTTCCACTCAGTGAAGAATCGAAAGCCCGCGCGGCGAAGCTGGGCTTCGTCGAGGTCGACGACTGCAACATGGTCCTTGATCCTACGCAGCATCCGGACAAGTGGACAACGAACACCGCAGGTGAGTGGCAGCGCGCAAACAAGCCTGAACTCTATCTGGCTAAAGCGGAGGACGGCGAGCGCGATGATGCCACTGTAGCAAGCTCGGGGTACGCGTATGAAGATGACTACATGTGA
- a CDS encoding TrbI/VirB10 family protein translates to MTDRQDEEQPAGTQRPPQDQAELFRLRPEYPRVTRLSRKVLLTGSSLAVFLVAGATFWALQKNQARGPRPEELYSTDHHNVAESITALPQDYTKVPRQVPQLGPPLPGDLGRPILAAQGQPAGAAGASPDQERQRENQEAEAARISRLFASTNTREAPNPIGTGQAVDRANVAAPAFNSEEGSAQNAQDRKLAFVNAAVDRRTTSPDRIAKAASPYVVQAGTVIPGALITGIRSDLPGQITAQVTEQVYDTPTGRFLLIPQGARLIGIYDSQISFGQSRVLLVWTRLIMPNGRSIVLERQPGADPSGYAGLEDEVDNHWGELFKAAALSTFLAVGTESGAGSDTNSNDSAIIQALRHGAADSLNQTGQQVVRRSLNIQPTLTVRPGFPIRVNINRDLVLEPYKG, encoded by the coding sequence ATGACCGACCGTCAGGATGAAGAACAACCGGCCGGCACGCAGCGGCCGCCTCAGGACCAGGCAGAGCTGTTTCGGCTCCGGCCGGAATACCCGCGCGTGACCCGCCTTTCGCGCAAGGTCCTGTTGACCGGCAGTTCCCTCGCAGTATTCCTCGTGGCTGGGGCGACCTTCTGGGCGCTGCAGAAAAATCAGGCCCGCGGTCCGAGGCCAGAAGAGCTCTACAGCACTGATCATCACAACGTTGCGGAAAGTATCACCGCGCTTCCGCAGGATTATACGAAGGTGCCACGCCAGGTGCCGCAGCTGGGCCCGCCGCTTCCAGGCGATCTTGGCCGCCCGATCCTCGCTGCTCAGGGGCAGCCAGCTGGTGCCGCTGGAGCTTCGCCCGATCAGGAGCGGCAGCGAGAGAACCAGGAGGCAGAGGCTGCGCGCATCAGCCGCTTGTTTGCCTCCACGAACACGCGAGAGGCCCCAAATCCGATAGGCACCGGGCAAGCAGTTGATCGCGCGAACGTGGCTGCGCCGGCATTCAATAGCGAGGAGGGATCTGCGCAGAATGCGCAGGACCGGAAGCTTGCATTCGTGAATGCTGCCGTGGACAGGCGGACCACGAGTCCGGATCGGATTGCGAAAGCTGCTTCACCTTATGTGGTGCAGGCAGGAACCGTCATTCCCGGAGCCTTGATCACGGGGATCCGCTCCGATCTGCCGGGACAAATCACGGCTCAAGTTACCGAGCAGGTGTACGACACGCCGACGGGCCGCTTTCTGCTGATCCCGCAGGGCGCGCGTCTCATCGGTATCTATGACAGCCAGATCAGCTTCGGCCAGTCACGTGTGTTGCTGGTCTGGACCCGGCTGATCATGCCCAACGGGCGCTCCATCGTCCTCGAGCGGCAACCCGGCGCGGACCCGTCGGGGTATGCAGGGCTTGAAGACGAGGTCGACAACCATTGGGGCGAACTCTTCAAGGCAGCCGCACTTTCAACCTTCTTGGCCGTCGGCACAGAATCGGGAGCTGGCTCCGATACCAACAGCAACGATAGTGCGATCATTCAGGCGTTGCGGCATGGCGCGGCGGATTCGCTCAACCAAACCGGACAGCAAGTGGTCCGGCGCAGTCTCAACATCCAGCCCACACTCACTGTCCGGCCCGGGTTTCCGATCCGCGTCAATATCAACCGTGATCTCGTTCTGGAGCCATATAAAGGGTGA